From the Cohaesibacter sp. ES.047 genome, the window TTGACTGAGGGCGGCGAATGCCGTGGTTGCCTGTATATTATCCATATATCATGAATAATTGATATTTTTGATCCTGACAACACCGAAGGCGACCCCTTACGGGGTTGTCCATAGATTTACGGTGTGAGCTTTCGGGCAGAGGCGGATGAGCGAAGGTGTGTCTTCAGGGCAGGAAAAATTTGTCGGACGACTCTGTTTCGCCTGACAGGCTGCGTGCCTCGCCCCAACGGGAGGGCTTGTGTTTATTTGGTTGTGGCCCGCGTGCGTCGTTGTTCGCCGCGCCCGCAATTGTTTCGGAGGATGCATCGAAATAGGGAGAGTTTTTCAGAAGCGAATCCATTTCTTGCAGCAAGTGCTCGATCCGTTCCTCTTCGGTCTCCGCTTGGGAGGTCGAAAGCTCGATTACATCGACTTCAGGGCGTTTGCGGTCGGGTTTGATGCTCGATACGCTCTGGGGGGCGAGGGTTGCGTGGATGCGCTGGTAGAGGCTGGCTGGCGAGTAGGGGCGCGAGATGATCCATTGCGCGCCGCTGGCGATTGCGGTTTCGACGCGCTTTCGGGTCGGATGCTTCATCAAGAAGATCAGATTGGTGTTGTCGGGTAGAAAGGTCTTCCTCAGATCGCCGTTGCAGCGCATCATTTCCGAAGATTGCGCCGTGTCGAAATCGGCAAACAAAAAGTCCGATGACATGCGCACAGCTTCATTAAGGCCTTCCTCGAGCGCGTTGAATTCGGCGATGCGCGAAAAGCCTGAGCCATGCAGCAAAGACCGTAACATCTTTTGTTGATAGGCGTTCTGGTCCACGAGGACCGCAGCGCCGTCGTTCAATGTCTGTGACATCAGCGCCCTCAACGGTTTTTGATATCTCCGGTGCCCCAACGGCCCCGGTGCAACCAAGATTGGCCCCTTGGCTGTTAAAAGAACCGTAAATTGACCGGGAAAATTTTCCAAATGTTTCTGAAAGTGGATATTTCTCGGTTCTTGCTTCGGTTGCCATGGGATGGTCTGGATTGTCGGCTAAACTTTAGCTGTCGTCACATTGACGGCTGATGCCTTTGCCCGACCCTTTTTGCGTCTTGCCCAGACTTGCTCTGCAGGCCTTTATGCATTTGGTTCGAAGCTGTAACATAGCGTGCCGACCAGTATGATCTTGGTGGGTGCAAACGGATTGAGGTCACTGAACTGGTGGCATATGGAGTAATCTCACATGGGTATTACGGGTTTTGATATCGTCGCCATCGTTTTGGTGGTGTTGTTCATTCTCATTCTTCTGGCGGGTATCAAGACCGTTCCTCAAGGATACAATTATACGGTCGAACGCTTCGGGGCCTACACGCGAACCCTGAAACCGGGGCTGTCGCTGATCGTACCGTTCATTGACCGGATCGGCGCGCGGTTGATCATGATGGAGCAGGTGCTTGATGTGCCATCACAGGAAGTGATCACGCGGGACAATGCCACGATCACGTCTGACGGTGTTGCCTTCTATCAGGTCATGAATGCGGCGGATGCCGCCTATGAGGTCAACAATCTGGAGATGGCCCTTCTCAATCTGACCATGACCAACATCCGTACGGTGATGGGCTCGATGGATCTTGACGAATTGCTCTCGAACCGAGATGAAATCAACGTGCGGCTTCTGCATGTGGTGGATGCCGCGGTGGCTCCGTGGGGCGTTAAAATTTCCCGCATCGAGATCAAGGACATCAATCCGCCACGGGATCTTGTCGAAGCGATGGGTCGGCAGATGAAGGCAGAGCGCGAGAAACGCGCGGTAATTTTGGAGGCAGAAGGCGCTCGGCAGTCAGAGATTCTGAGGGCTGAAGGGGAAAAACAGGGACAGATCCTCGAAGCAGAAGGTGCGCGTCAGGCCGCCTTTTTGGAAGCAGAGGCACGTGAGCGAACCGGGGAGGCCGACGCCAAGGCAACCGAGATGGTCAGCAAGGCGATTTCCGAAGGCAACATGCAGGCGGTCAACTATTTCATCGCCAAGCAATATGTTGAAACCCTTGGTGAAGTGGTTAAGGCTCCCAACCAGAAAGTTCTGATGCTGCCGATCGAGGCGACCTCAATTCTTGGCGCGCTTGGCGGTATTGGCGAGATCAGCAAGGAGGTCTTCTCCAAGGATGGCCCGATGGCGCGAGGGTCAAGGGTGCCTGACGCCGGTGACAATCGATGATCTTCATGGTCGGAAAGAGACAGATATGATCCAGTCATACTTTGTTGGTTTGGGCCCGTGGGCCTGGTTGATCTTCGGTCTTGTTCTTCTGGTGCTGGAACTGGTTGCCCCGGGGACGATGTTCCTGTGGTTCGGGATCGCAGCGCTGATTGTCGGAGGTGTGAGTTTCGCCTTTGACCTTGGCTGGCAGAATGCAGCCATCCTGTTCGGCGTTCTCTCGCTGGTGTCGGTCATTGTGGGGCGGCTGCTTGTCAATCGCTTCTCCAAAAGCTCGACTGATAAGCCTCTGCTCAACGAACGTGTCCTTTCGCTTGTTGGCAAGACCTTCTTTCTTGATCAGGCCATTGAACACGGGCAGGGGCGTTTGAAGGTGCGTGACAGCTATTGGCGCGTTACCGGGCCGGATTGCCCGGCTGGCAGCGAAGTGGAAGTTGTCGGGGGCGATGGGACCATGCTTACGGTCAAACCGGTGACAAAACTCTGAGGCCAGTTGTCTTAAGGTTGTTCATCTAAAGCGTGTCGCAGTTAATGAGATTCAGGATTCCCATTTTTTGCCAATTGTGATTCCCTTTGAGAAAAGGGGATCATCATGGGCAAATCACTTCCTATTGCATTGCGCGAACGTGTTGCTTCATTTGTTGATGCCGGTCATTCGCATCGGGCGGCCGCCAGCCATTTCCGCGTGTCACCACGGTTTGTCAATAACCTGATGCTTCTCAAGAAAGAGACGGGTTCTGTGCAGCCTCGCAAGCAAGGCCGACCAGACAAAGGCAAGTTGGGTGTGCATCATGAATGGATCACAAGGCGCATGTCTGAGAATGGCGATCTGACGCTTGATGAGCTTTGTCTGGAATTGGCTGAACGCGGGGTCCATGTGCATCGCTCTAGCGTTGGGCGCGTGCTTCACAGGCTGTGGCTATGCAGAATTTTGTGCCCTGGCGCATTAATTACGCCATTGGGAAACGATCTTCGAACATTATGGCGAATTGGCTTTTCATTGAGTGCCATTCGCGCACGGAGCGTTTCCATTCCACAGAAGTAGCATTCAGGGCGAGATAAATCAATTTCGCAGCTGCCTCGTCACTGGGGAAATGCCCGCGGGAGCGAACGGCCCGGCGGATTTTCGAGTTCAGTGCTTCAATGGCGTTCGTGGTGTAGATCAGCCTGCGCACCTGGGGCGGATAGTCGAGGAACGGGATCACCTCGTTCCAGGCCCGGCGCCAACTCGGCGCGATTGCCGGGTATTTGCCGGCAAGGTCGTTGTTTTCGAACTCCTCCAGCGCCGCCTCCGCGGCTGTGGCGTCTACAGCGGTGTAGACAGCCTTAAGAGCCGCGGCGACGGCCTTGCGGTCCTTGTAGCTGGCAAAGCTCATGGAATGGCGCAGCAGATGCACGATACAGGTCTGGACCTGGGTCTGAGGAAAGGCTGCCTCGATGGCCTGGGGGAAGCCCTTCAGACCGTCCACGACGGCGATGAGAATGTCCTGAACGCCACGGTTGCGCAGGTCGCTGAGAACTTTAGCCCAGAACTTGGCACCCTCATTGGCCTGGAACCACAGCCCCAGAACGTCGCGGGTGCCATCCGGGAGAACAGCCAGGGCCACAAAAACCGCCTTGTTCAGAACCACGCCGTCGGTGCGGATCTTGACCCGGATCGCGTCCATGAACACAATCGGATAGCACGGTTCCAGCGGGCGGTTCTGCCAGGCGGTTACCTCCTCCATCACGGAATCGGTGATCGCCGAAATCAGGCTCGGGGACGCCTCTATACCATAGATCTCCTCGATATGCCCCTGGATCTCGCGGGTCGTCATGCCGCGCGCGTACATGCTGATGATCTTGGTATCGAACTCGGGAAAGCGGCGCTGATACTTGGCGATCAGCAGAGGATCAAAGCTGCCGTTGCGGTCACGGGGAATGTCGAGAATGACCTTCCCGCTGTCGGTGGTCACCGTCTTCTGGCTGCGGCCATTGCGACGATTTGGCGCCTGGTTCGCGCCTTCAGGCGGCGCATCGGCGCGTTCTTCGGTCAGATGCTCGTCCAGTTCGGCGCTCAGGGCTCGTTCGGCCAGCGCCTTGGTCAGTTCTTGCAGAATCCCGTCCTCTCCGAACAGATCGCCCGCTTTGCGGCCTTCCATCAGATGATCCAAAAGGGCTTTGTCGATGCTCATACGTGGGTCTCCTCATATTAGAGTTACCACGCCAGGGCACAAAATTCTCCATAGTCCCCACAGGCTCGGCCTGAGCCATAAAAAAAAGTCTGGTAGCCACTGAACAGCTACGGGCCGCGATTGCTCATGATCGGTATGTATGGATCAATCAGCGCCGGCCTTTCTTCAACAAAGCATTGTCCCGATTGATCTTTATCGATGAGACATCAACCAACACGAAGCTGACCAAACGGTCTGGATGGTCACCAAAAGGACAGCGCTATCGCGCCCACGCTTCTTTTGGTCATTGGAAATCCCAGACCTTCATCGCTGGTTTGAGATCCCGTGGGATGGTTGCGCCCTGGATCGTCAATGCTCCGATGAACCGACGTATCTTTGAAACTTGGATTGAAACTCAACTACTGCCGACCCTGTCTGCTGGCGATATCGTCATCCTCGATAATGTCGCCTTCCACAAAAGTGAGAAAGCTCACAAGCTCGTCAAATCAAAGGGAGCATGGCTGCTGTTTCTTCCGCCATATTCACCGGACCTCAATCCCATCGAAATGGCATATTCCAAACTCAAGACACTGCTGCGCAAGCGAGCAGCCAGAAGCTTCGATACAATCTCAGACGCGATCGGTGACATTTGTGACCTCTATTCTGCCAAGGAGTGTCTGAACTACTTCAAAGCTGCCGGGTATGAGGTTAATTAATTGCGATATGCTTTAGCATCGGGATAGTGCTCGATAGGTACAAAAAAAGCCGGCAGAAGCCGGCTTTTCTTTTGTTTGACGCTTGTTCCCAGATGCATTCATCAGGGCTGATGCGTGGCCGGGAGGGGCGGGGCTTCAGCCATGAGGAGGATGGAAATGCGGCGGTTGGCCGCCAGATACGGATCATTGGGAAACAGCGGATCGGTGTCCGATTTTCCCTGAACGGAATAAATCTGGTC encodes:
- a CDS encoding response regulator, producing the protein MSQTLNDGAAVLVDQNAYQQKMLRSLLHGSGFSRIAEFNALEEGLNEAVRMSSDFLFADFDTAQSSEMMRCNGDLRKTFLPDNTNLIFLMKHPTRKRVETAIASGAQWIISRPYSPASLYQRIHATLAPQSVSSIKPDRKRPEVDVIELSTSQAETEEERIEHLLQEMDSLLKNSPYFDASSETIAGAANNDARGPQPNKHKPSRWGEARSLSGETESSDKFFLP
- a CDS encoding SPFH domain-containing protein, which codes for MGITGFDIVAIVLVVLFILILLAGIKTVPQGYNYTVERFGAYTRTLKPGLSLIVPFIDRIGARLIMMEQVLDVPSQEVITRDNATITSDGVAFYQVMNAADAAYEVNNLEMALLNLTMTNIRTVMGSMDLDELLSNRDEINVRLLHVVDAAVAPWGVKISRIEIKDINPPRDLVEAMGRQMKAEREKRAVILEAEGARQSEILRAEGEKQGQILEAEGARQAAFLEAEARERTGEADAKATEMVSKAISEGNMQAVNYFIAKQYVETLGEVVKAPNQKVLMLPIEATSILGALGGIGEISKEVFSKDGPMARGSRVPDAGDNR
- a CDS encoding NfeD family protein, which translates into the protein MIQSYFVGLGPWAWLIFGLVLLVLELVAPGTMFLWFGIAALIVGGVSFAFDLGWQNAAILFGVLSLVSVIVGRLLVNRFSKSSTDKPLLNERVLSLVGKTFFLDQAIEHGQGRLKVRDSYWRVTGPDCPAGSEVEVVGGDGTMLTVKPVTKL
- a CDS encoding IS256 family transposase encodes the protein MSIDKALLDHLMEGRKAGDLFGEDGILQELTKALAERALSAELDEHLTEERADAPPEGANQAPNRRNGRSQKTVTTDSGKVILDIPRDRNGSFDPLLIAKYQRRFPEFDTKIISMYARGMTTREIQGHIEEIYGIEASPSLISAITDSVMEEVTAWQNRPLEPCYPIVFMDAIRVKIRTDGVVLNKAVFVALAVLPDGTRDVLGLWFQANEGAKFWAKVLSDLRNRGVQDILIAVVDGLKGFPQAIEAAFPQTQVQTCIVHLLRHSMSFASYKDRKAVAAALKAVYTAVDATAAEAALEEFENNDLAGKYPAIAPSWRRAWNEVIPFLDYPPQVRRLIYTTNAIEALNSKIRRAVRSRGHFPSDEAAAKLIYLALNATSVEWKRSVREWHSMKSQFAIMFEDRFPMA
- a CDS encoding IS630 family transposase, whose amino-acid sequence is MIFIDETSTNTKLTKRSGWSPKGQRYRAHASFGHWKSQTFIAGLRSRGMVAPWIVNAPMNRRIFETWIETQLLPTLSAGDIVILDNVAFHKSEKAHKLVKSKGAWLLFLPPYSPDLNPIEMAYSKLKTLLRKRAARSFDTISDAIGDICDLYSAKECLNYFKAAGYEVN